One segment of Candidatus Eisenbacteria bacterium DNA contains the following:
- a CDS encoding AAA family ATPase, protein MVKKVIGAVGKNASGKDTVLDILAKHYGVPLISMGDIVRDIAHEKGIEPTRESLNEISRSHFEKHGPDYFIKTVIDRIDASGAPFTVVAGIRTYLDAKSLRDRYGRDFLLIHVVVSDDTVRMRRATERGTPRDPKTMEELHEHDAREERIFGIEKAATLATSRIANDDGLAELEEKVERWVAENLPGLAGKGGSRA, encoded by the coding sequence ATGGTGAAGAAAGTCATCGGGGCGGTCGGCAAGAACGCGTCGGGGAAGGACACGGTTCTCGACATCCTCGCTAAGCACTACGGGGTCCCGTTGATCTCGATGGGAGACATCGTCCGCGACATCGCGCACGAGAAGGGGATCGAGCCGACGAGGGAGAGCCTCAACGAGATCTCCCGCTCGCACTTCGAGAAGCACGGACCGGACTACTTCATCAAGACGGTGATCGATCGGATCGACGCCTCCGGCGCCCCTTTCACGGTGGTGGCCGGCATTCGAACGTATCTCGACGCCAAGAGCCTGCGCGATCGCTATGGACGCGATTTCCTCCTCATTCATGTCGTCGTTTCGGATGACACAGTCCGCATGCGGCGGGCGACCGAGCGCGGAACCCCGCGCGACCCGAAGACGATGGAGGAGCTTCATGAGCACGATGCGCGCGAAGAGAGGATCTTCGGCATCGAGAAGGCCGCGACGCTCGCCACATCCAGGATCGCCAACGACGACGGTCTCGCGGAGCTGGAGGAGAAGGTCGAGCGGTGGGTCGCGGAGAACCTGCCGGGGCTCGCGGGAAAGGGGGGATCGCGCGCGTAA
- a CDS encoding glycosyltransferase encodes MKKTRVCQICSGDLWGGKEAVSAALARGIAVSSRIEGSAVVFREGRLLEEFRAAGLRVDLVDERTHGPRAIARALQRILGETNPHVLHAHGYKEHVLGALAARGTRTRVVRTLHGLPEPPPPARKIRARALRAIERFVIRLGTHVLVAVSGEIEDRLRGRTGRARLVRIRNGIERDRLPRSCDREGLLRELGLPGGTVLFGAVGRLVPVKGLDVLLDAAARFAPDRPEHRYLLVGDGPLREELERRAEELGIADRVLFLGHRDDADRVIGCLDALVMPSRHEGMPMALLEARALGVPIVASRTGGIAEAVSAEDGLLVEPGDAAALAEALRGIRFFPRRPRERFSSSETDEFSASRMIEEYVRVYEEEAAALVRANRSEPS; translated from the coding sequence ATGAAGAAGACGCGGGTCTGTCAGATCTGTTCGGGAGATCTCTGGGGAGGGAAGGAGGCGGTCTCCGCCGCCCTCGCGCGGGGGATCGCCGTCTCTTCCCGAATCGAGGGGAGCGCCGTCGTCTTCCGCGAGGGGCGTCTTCTCGAGGAGTTCCGCGCGGCGGGCCTTCGCGTCGATCTCGTCGACGAGCGGACGCACGGCCCCCGCGCGATCGCACGCGCCCTTCAGCGAATCCTAGGGGAAACGAACCCGCACGTGCTCCACGCCCACGGCTACAAGGAGCATGTTCTCGGCGCGCTTGCCGCGCGCGGGACACGCACGCGCGTCGTCCGGACGCTCCACGGTCTTCCCGAACCCCCGCCCCCCGCGAGAAAGATCCGCGCGCGCGCTCTCCGCGCGATCGAACGGTTCGTGATCCGCCTGGGGACGCACGTTCTCGTCGCCGTGTCCGGCGAGATCGAGGATCGCTTGCGCGGGCGGACCGGCCGCGCGCGCCTCGTTCGGATTCGAAACGGGATCGAGAGGGACCGCCTTCCGAGATCGTGTGATCGCGAGGGGTTGCTTCGCGAGCTCGGTCTACCCGGAGGGACCGTTCTCTTCGGCGCCGTCGGAAGGCTCGTTCCGGTGAAGGGGCTCGACGTCCTTCTCGACGCGGCCGCCCGTTTCGCGCCGGACCGCCCGGAGCATCGATATCTTCTCGTCGGGGACGGGCCCTTGCGCGAGGAGCTCGAGCGGCGCGCGGAAGAGCTCGGCATCGCCGACCGCGTCCTCTTCCTCGGGCATCGCGACGACGCGGACCGTGTCATCGGTTGTCTCGATGCTCTCGTCATGCCCTCTCGGCACGAAGGAATGCCGATGGCGCTTCTCGAGGCGCGCGCTCTCGGGGTTCCGATCGTGGCGAGCCGAACCGGAGGGATCGCAGAGGCGGTCTCCGCGGAGGACGGGCTTCTCGTGGAGCCGGGAGACGCCGCGGCGCTCGCGGAAGCGCTCCGAGGGATCCGCTTCTTCCCGCGGCGCCCACGCGAGCGGTTCTCTTCGAGCGAAACCGACGAGTTCTCCGCATCGCGCATGATCGAGGAGTACGTTCGAGTGTACGAGGAAGAGGCTGCGGCGCTCGTGCGAGCGAACCGGAGCGAGCCTTCATGA
- a CDS encoding glycosyltransferase: MSRDYAIVIPARDEERAIGRTLDALRGLDEEIGASGAILVIDDRSEDRTAEIAASKGARVLRAPEGTIGTLRNLGAEAASSSILCFLDADCEVAPSWRTALGAIVREKPIGLITGFPAAVPPDAGRLETILAFRRPSRAPSYIPSGNLIVTRDVFESVGGFDPRLATGEDHDFCARASARGIRIEPRPDFLAFHRGYPKTFGEYFRRERWHGRGDFQSWGCFLRSRPAVLGSLVLVSLAASAALAAAGALRPAGIVLALGAAIPILATAIARGDRSIARFPLFLARSALYLVARSLSGIDVLLSQGARGARRSA, translated from the coding sequence ATGAGCCGGGACTACGCGATCGTCATTCCGGCGCGCGACGAGGAACGCGCGATCGGGAGAACGCTCGACGCGCTTCGCGGTCTCGACGAGGAGATCGGGGCGAGCGGCGCGATCCTCGTGATCGACGATCGTTCGGAAGACCGGACCGCGGAGATCGCGGCGTCGAAGGGGGCGCGGGTTCTCCGTGCGCCGGAAGGGACGATCGGCACCCTTCGCAATCTGGGCGCCGAGGCGGCCTCGTCCTCGATCCTTTGCTTCCTCGACGCCGACTGCGAGGTCGCGCCTTCCTGGCGGACCGCGCTCGGCGCGATCGTCCGCGAGAAGCCGATCGGCTTGATCACCGGCTTTCCGGCCGCCGTCCCGCCCGACGCAGGCCGCCTGGAGACGATCCTCGCGTTTCGTCGGCCGTCGCGCGCGCCCTCCTACATTCCGAGCGGCAATCTGATCGTCACGCGCGACGTCTTCGAGAGCGTCGGGGGTTTCGATCCGCGGCTCGCGACCGGCGAGGATCACGATTTCTGCGCGCGCGCCTCGGCGCGCGGGATCCGCATCGAGCCGCGTCCGGACTTCCTTGCCTTTCACCGCGGGTATCCGAAGACATTCGGCGAGTACTTTCGAAGGGAACGATGGCACGGGCGAGGCGACTTCCAGTCGTGGGGGTGTTTTCTCCGCTCGCGTCCGGCCGTGCTCGGGTCGCTCGTTCTTGTCTCGCTCGCCGCGAGCGCGGCTCTCGCGGCGGCCGGCGCGCTCCGCCCCGCGGGAATCGTCCTCGCTCTCGGCGCGGCGATCCCGATCCTCGCGACGGCGATCGCGCGCGGGGATCGCTCCATCGCCCGCTTCCCTCTCTTCCTCGCGAGGTCCGCCCTCTATCTCGTCGCGCGCTCTCTCTCGGGGATCGACGTTCTTCTCTCGCAAGGCGCGCGCGGCGCTCGAAGGAGCGCATGA
- a CDS encoding tetratricopeptide repeat protein, with product MNRTIAAAALLAIAYVFFSFRPSTHLWSLSNGADLGSAARIAWIVFGLSIAALPVHARSGERAAAFLRRARVPGPAGEGALALLLFGLFYAFRSKNHFLGDGWLVITLLERDEDPIVTRPGMGTLFVHRALFRLVRALGVGEEFVFVLLSCAAGVLFACWVVRWARAVAPALHPEQTRGAVLLLAAVPLTVGTMQLFFGYVENYALAHLLLLAFLAEGSRVLLRGGSRIPAATFFALAAAAHWAVLALLPALLVLWPRSNGSLLGKARARLPEIGLVLLFLVPPSLAQARLVHQFHPWIAIGEEAPYGILSRDHLLFSLNFALLLAPVPILLFLLRRSEKGEGETRHEAFFRFLRVASLAGIALSLVVRPFLGPRDWDLLSLFVAPLALWVSARALVRASPRRIPSLATLAGGLGLFFLIPWVAGNTTVERGAERVARMIADDPHHYWGRKPKIVGLAWVMAERGAPEAAHRLFDRAARKRPDNAVARSNLGILLWGRGEYREAKPHLEAAVRLDPTLDPPLFYLGTVRFHLQEGDLGEEAFRRFLELVPGNPSAESYLGRVLLRKGEWEEALEHLLQARRALPENADLDTWIGLGLVRSGRGAEAVPYLERALRAEPHREDARRLLQETAGTR from the coding sequence ATGAACCGGACGATCGCGGCCGCCGCTCTTCTCGCGATCGCGTATGTCTTCTTCTCGTTCCGTCCCTCGACGCATCTTTGGTCGCTCTCGAACGGAGCCGATCTCGGGTCCGCGGCTCGGATTGCATGGATCGTCTTCGGCCTCTCGATCGCCGCTCTTCCGGTTCACGCGCGCAGCGGCGAGAGGGCCGCCGCCTTCCTCCGGAGGGCGCGCGTTCCCGGTCCGGCCGGCGAGGGGGCGCTCGCTCTTCTCCTTTTCGGTCTCTTCTACGCCTTCCGCTCGAAGAACCACTTTCTCGGCGACGGCTGGCTCGTCATCACGCTTCTCGAACGGGACGAAGATCCGATCGTGACAAGGCCGGGGATGGGAACGCTCTTTGTTCATCGGGCGCTCTTCCGCCTGGTTCGCGCGCTCGGCGTGGGCGAGGAGTTCGTGTTCGTTCTCCTCTCGTGCGCGGCGGGGGTGCTCTTCGCGTGTTGGGTGGTCCGATGGGCCCGCGCGGTCGCCCCCGCGCTTCATCCCGAACAAACGCGGGGCGCGGTCCTTCTCCTCGCCGCGGTCCCGCTCACCGTCGGGACAATGCAGCTCTTCTTCGGGTACGTGGAGAACTACGCGCTCGCCCATCTTCTCCTTCTCGCCTTCTTGGCCGAGGGATCGCGGGTTCTTCTTCGCGGGGGGAGCAGGATCCCCGCGGCAACGTTCTTCGCTCTTGCCGCCGCCGCGCACTGGGCGGTTCTCGCGCTTCTCCCCGCGCTTCTCGTTCTTTGGCCCCGGTCGAACGGCTCGTTGCTCGGGAAGGCCCGCGCGCGTCTTCCCGAGATCGGCCTCGTTCTTCTCTTTCTCGTCCCCCCCTCGCTTGCGCAGGCGCGCCTCGTGCACCAGTTTCATCCGTGGATCGCAATCGGCGAGGAGGCGCCTTACGGAATCCTCTCGCGCGACCATCTCCTCTTCTCCCTCAACTTCGCGCTCCTTCTCGCGCCGGTTCCGATCCTTCTCTTTCTTCTCCGCCGCTCGGAGAAGGGCGAAGGCGAGACACGACACGAGGCGTTCTTCCGCTTCCTCCGCGTCGCGTCCCTCGCGGGCATCGCTCTCTCGCTCGTCGTCCGTCCGTTTCTCGGCCCGAGGGACTGGGATCTTCTCTCGCTCTTCGTCGCGCCGCTTGCGCTCTGGGTGTCGGCTCGCGCGCTCGTTCGAGCTTCTCCGAGGAGAATCCCGTCCCTTGCGACGCTCGCGGGAGGACTCGGCCTCTTCTTTCTGATCCCGTGGGTTGCCGGCAACACGACGGTCGAACGGGGAGCAGAGCGGGTCGCGCGAATGATCGCGGACGATCCGCATCACTACTGGGGTAGGAAGCCGAAGATCGTGGGGCTTGCTTGGGTGATGGCGGAGAGGGGCGCCCCGGAGGCGGCGCACCGACTCTTCGATCGGGCGGCCCGGAAGCGCCCGGACAACGCGGTGGCCCGCTCGAACCTCGGGATCCTCCTTTGGGGGCGCGGGGAGTATCGTGAGGCGAAACCTCATCTCGAGGCGGCGGTCCGTCTCGATCCGACGCTTGACCCTCCGCTATTTTATCTCGGAACCGTTCGCTTTCATCTTCAAGAAGGCGATCTCGGGGAAGAGGCGTTCCGACGTTTCCTGGAGCTCGTCCCGGGGAATCCGTCCGCCGAGAGCTATCTCGGCCGGGTGTTGCTCCGAAAGGGGGAGTGGGAGGAGGCGCTCGAACATCTCCTACAGGCCCGCCGCGCGCTTCCGGAAAACGCCGATCTCGACACGTGGATCGGCCTCGGCCTCGTGAGATCGGGAAGAGGCGCGGAGGCGGTCCCCTATCTGGAGCGGGCTCTTCGGGCGGAACCGCACCGCGAGGACGCGCGGCGGCTTCTCCAAGAGACGGCCGGAACTCGATGA
- a CDS encoding heparinase II/III family protein — MRISFSLLLVAALLAGVAAAPAPARAAYAIPSGHPRIFFTSADIPSIANRCRTGGTHRQHYEKLLAFSDAGINANRTDALFLPNYALVYVIHEHWNQTGYSGGGFEVNKYGNFVRNALLSSSSNWGIDSKAAARAFAADWIWDRLSTADISTIAPKYGAPQTSIPDGHTWRDACTWDRLTQMSRSLLYAGSNADNGNYATEYQKVCWNIENVMTKAFDLHGGAAAIGPSYETGHQFCRAWFIEAFTVATGVDGWTLSGKWPLEWGKWIALSTPPHRGTMAMKEDSRPQYGDDYRNVALMAARANDPYHQAHNVKQWNDIVSRSAGDYRNACIWCFVLWYDPTLPPYNPATAPKAVRLGEGGTDQIYMCTGRDANATWANFGAGMYLYGHQHQDEGSFIIHRKGNLIIDSGYYAHYWSTDGGSHASNYFHRSIAHNTVHVYNPNEIFYWTAGGAVVLNEGGQVMPSSAPTYAQATTDPTFRPGKILRYETNDAYTYALADLATAYDQEAISASRNKPFQPNKLTHITREFVFLRPDFFVVFDRVGSVNPNFTKVWNVHFQAEPTIQGSGVQRRGNAEAGIWDYAGASIARVTDPSPSYGQGSLFLKSLLPKNRTMRKIGGNNRSHDGYAYWAGGFDANGKYDPTKGANYYWGEWSPGSEGEEAKVVNHTIGWGRIEVEATTPALEDLFLHVLYPCDASVQSMPDTRLIETGNMVGAEIVNDRVILFGRAEGVDIDSVTYSLAPGDTASLQTICNLASSAVYRVFRAGRTLYLRRLGMPAPGGAEEILTPPPTSTPAGILSFTFSGENALVQIGNVAASIIGGQTFAVAIEWETNIPSDSRVEYGPTPALGFFTPLDPALVTSHSVVLTEPAAENDVRTYFRVHSVGAGGQYGVSETHSFLFDVVPPAKVTDLRAAE; from the coding sequence ATGCGGATTTCCTTCTCGCTCCTTCTCGTCGCGGCACTTCTCGCCGGAGTCGCGGCCGCGCCGGCGCCGGCCCGCGCCGCCTACGCGATCCCTTCCGGACACCCGAGGATCTTCTTCACGTCCGCCGACATCCCGTCGATCGCGAACCGCTGCCGCACCGGCGGCACGCACCGGCAGCATTACGAGAAGCTCCTCGCCTTCTCGGACGCCGGCATCAACGCGAACCGGACGGACGCGCTTTTCCTTCCGAACTACGCGCTCGTCTACGTCATCCACGAGCATTGGAACCAGACCGGCTACTCGGGCGGCGGCTTCGAGGTGAACAAGTACGGCAACTTCGTCCGGAACGCGCTCCTCTCCTCCTCGAGCAACTGGGGGATCGATTCCAAGGCGGCCGCGCGCGCCTTCGCCGCCGACTGGATCTGGGATCGCCTCTCGACCGCCGACATCTCGACGATCGCGCCCAAGTACGGCGCGCCCCAGACGTCGATTCCGGACGGCCACACCTGGAGGGACGCCTGTACGTGGGACCGGTTGACGCAGATGAGCCGATCGCTTCTCTATGCCGGGTCGAACGCGGACAACGGCAACTACGCCACCGAGTACCAGAAGGTTTGCTGGAACATCGAGAACGTCATGACGAAGGCGTTCGATCTTCACGGCGGAGCCGCCGCGATCGGGCCCTCGTACGAGACCGGCCACCAGTTCTGCCGCGCCTGGTTCATCGAGGCGTTCACCGTCGCCACGGGAGTCGACGGATGGACGCTCTCGGGGAAATGGCCGCTTGAGTGGGGGAAGTGGATCGCTCTTTCGACGCCTCCGCACCGCGGGACCATGGCGATGAAGGAAGACAGCCGCCCGCAGTACGGCGACGACTACCGAAACGTCGCGCTCATGGCCGCGCGAGCGAACGATCCGTACCACCAAGCGCACAATGTGAAGCAGTGGAACGATATCGTGAGCCGGAGCGCGGGCGACTATCGGAACGCGTGTATCTGGTGCTTCGTCCTCTGGTACGACCCGACGCTTCCCCCCTACAATCCCGCGACCGCCCCGAAGGCGGTGCGACTCGGAGAAGGGGGCACCGACCAGATCTACATGTGCACCGGACGCGATGCGAACGCGACGTGGGCCAACTTCGGCGCCGGGATGTATCTCTACGGCCATCAGCACCAGGACGAGGGCTCCTTCATCATCCATCGGAAGGGGAACCTCATCATCGACAGCGGCTACTACGCGCACTACTGGTCGACGGACGGCGGCAGCCACGCGTCCAACTATTTCCATCGATCGATCGCGCACAATACGGTCCACGTCTACAACCCGAACGAGATCTTCTACTGGACCGCGGGGGGCGCGGTCGTGCTGAACGAAGGGGGCCAGGTGATGCCCTCGAGCGCCCCCACCTACGCGCAGGCGACGACCGATCCCACCTTCCGCCCGGGAAAGATTCTTCGTTATGAAACGAACGATGCCTATACCTATGCGCTCGCGGATCTCGCGACCGCTTACGATCAGGAAGCGATCTCCGCGAGCCGCAACAAGCCCTTCCAGCCGAACAAGCTGACGCACATCACCCGGGAGTTCGTCTTCCTCCGCCCCGATTTCTTCGTCGTCTTCGATCGCGTCGGATCAGTGAACCCGAACTTCACGAAGGTCTGGAACGTGCACTTTCAGGCCGAGCCGACGATCCAGGGGTCCGGCGTTCAGAGGAGGGGGAACGCAGAGGCCGGCATCTGGGATTACGCGGGGGCGAGCATCGCGCGCGTGACCGATCCGAGTCCTTCGTACGGCCAGGGGAGCCTCTTCCTCAAGTCCCTCCTCCCCAAGAACCGGACGATGCGGAAGATCGGCGGGAACAACCGATCGCACGACGGATACGCGTACTGGGCCGGCGGGTTCGACGCGAACGGAAAGTACGATCCGACCAAGGGTGCGAACTACTATTGGGGCGAATGGTCCCCGGGAAGCGAGGGCGAGGAAGCGAAGGTCGTGAACCACACGATCGGCTGGGGGCGGATCGAGGTCGAGGCGACGACCCCCGCCCTCGAGGATCTCTTCCTCCACGTGCTCTATCCTTGCGACGCATCGGTTCAGTCGATGCCCGACACGCGCCTCATCGAAACCGGGAACATGGTGGGGGCCGAGATCGTGAACGACCGCGTGATCCTCTTCGGACGCGCCGAGGGGGTCGACATCGACTCGGTCACCTACTCGCTCGCCCCGGGCGACACGGCCTCTTTGCAGACGATCTGCAATCTGGCCTCGTCCGCCGTGTACCGGGTCTTCCGCGCGGGCCGCACGCTCTACCTTCGGCGTCTCGGGATGCCGGCCCCCGGCGGCGCGGAGGAGATCCTCACGCCCCCGCCGACCTCGACTCCTGCCGGGATCCTCTCGTTCACCTTCAGCGGGGAGAACGCTCTCGTTCAGATCGGGAACGTGGCCGCCTCGATTATCGGCGGCCAAACCTTCGCGGTGGCGATCGAGTGGGAGACCAATATCCCTTCCGACTCGCGCGTCGAGTACGGGCCGACCCCGGCTCTCGGCTTCTTCACTCCTCTCGATCCGGCTCTCGTGACGAGCCATTCGGTCGTCTTGACCGAGCCGGCAGCAGAGAACGATGTCCGCACCTACTTCCGCGTGCACTCCGTCGGCGCCGGCGGACAGTACGGGGTCTCCGAGACGCATAGTTTCCTCTTCGATGTCGTCCCGCCCGCCAAGGTGACCGACCTTCGCGCGGCGGAGTAG
- a CDS encoding glycosyltransferase family 4 protein, with protein sequence MRLVRVLTNVRRLTGASPPGREIRIDHVPLRRHSLRAGLLLFAKSRSYDAIVLYQPGRELFFLAALRCLTIGRRPLFAVVDAVFSLPRRSAAGRAADALKRLLWKKVDLLILHVRDCSGIRASWGIPESKCRYVPFKVNSLEAVAGLGTREGDYVFTGGRSRRDFHTFCRAMERLPYRGIILTPREEENAEHGTLLEGLAVPANVELVRDDGSSESWIRHIASSKLAVFCIAPEAIGASGVGAYLLAMALGKCVVITDCPAVRGILTNGGEAILVPPRDPAELAEAIARASEDAERRRAVAERGRRYALSLGGEEDLMRRIAETLAREAESRT encoded by the coding sequence GTGCGTTTGGTGCGCGTGCTGACGAACGTCCGGCGCTTGACGGGGGCCTCGCCGCCGGGGAGGGAGATCCGAATCGATCACGTGCCCCTTCGGCGCCACAGCCTCCGCGCAGGGCTTCTTCTTTTCGCCAAGTCCCGGTCCTATGACGCGATCGTGCTTTACCAACCCGGAAGGGAGCTCTTCTTTCTCGCCGCCTTGCGTTGCCTCACGATCGGCCGCCGCCCCCTCTTCGCGGTCGTTGACGCGGTCTTCTCCCTGCCGAGACGCTCCGCGGCGGGACGCGCGGCGGACGCCCTCAAGCGCCTTCTTTGGAAGAAGGTCGATCTCTTGATTCTTCATGTACGAGATTGTTCCGGGATTCGCGCGTCCTGGGGAATCCCCGAGTCGAAGTGCCGGTACGTTCCCTTCAAGGTGAACTCGCTGGAGGCCGTCGCCGGTCTCGGGACGCGGGAGGGGGATTATGTCTTCACGGGGGGGCGCTCGCGGCGGGACTTCCACACGTTCTGCCGGGCGATGGAGAGGCTTCCGTACCGCGGGATCATCCTCACGCCGCGCGAGGAGGAGAACGCGGAACACGGAACGTTGCTCGAAGGGCTCGCGGTTCCGGCGAACGTGGAGCTCGTCCGCGACGACGGGTCTTCGGAGTCGTGGATCCGCCACATCGCGTCCTCGAAGCTCGCGGTGTTCTGCATCGCACCGGAGGCGATCGGGGCTTCCGGCGTGGGCGCCTATCTTCTGGCGATGGCTCTCGGGAAGTGCGTCGTGATCACCGACTGCCCGGCCGTGCGGGGCATTCTCACGAACGGCGGGGAGGCGATCCTGGTGCCGCCGCGCGACCCGGCCGAGCTTGCCGAAGCGATCGCGCGCGCGAGCGAGGACGCGGAGCGTCGCCGAGCGGTCGCCGAGCGCGGCCGCCGCTATGCGCTTTCGCTCGGCGGCGAGGAGGACCTCATGCGGCGGATCGCGGAGACTCTCGCGCGCGAGGCGGAGAGCCGAACGTGA
- a CDS encoding glycosyltransferase family 39 protein — MNEEPAGTATPARVPVLIARAAGAVEAAVVGLVALAARLAALDHAPYVDELNHVLAARSFLEEGTMRIAGGAIYDRAWLFTRLVAEAFRLFGESLVAARLPAVLAGTALVVVLFLWVRSFAGRLSAWIAAVLFAFSPGAIFVSQLSRFYTLQGLFFLGGALLVLRLFGRSLTMGRTIASLIGAGVLFALALHFQVLTVVGIGAVALWVVLARAPRALRVRGRSRAILLVGGLVVLAAGLLGAPWILHRARGFWELFNRVDVWAAGDRGNVRYYHWLFLEQYATLWTLFPALALLAIRARPREGSFSLLVFAVPFLVQSLAAWKSERYLFYAIPFFFASAGAGLGALIPWLRTAFEEAIRSVGFFARRPSAARGSALALLILAGLFAAAGNGAFSLAAKMVAGSDADWPFARTYRGEPNWGAAAGRLGAERVQGAVLVASSDLKGLYYFGGIDYILSRDLLGDSRGMREEFAPHWKTRVPVVSEAESLRRIVERHPRGLVVVEKKQLRTSWGVPAPAADFLERYFEEIPLPAEWRLRAFRWDRPEEGEGFSSEEPAR; from the coding sequence TTGAACGAAGAACCGGCCGGAACGGCAACCCCCGCGCGCGTTCCCGTCCTGATCGCGCGCGCCGCCGGCGCGGTTGAGGCGGCCGTCGTTGGTCTTGTCGCCCTCGCAGCCCGACTCGCCGCCCTCGACCACGCGCCGTACGTCGACGAGCTGAACCACGTCCTCGCGGCGCGCTCGTTCCTCGAGGAGGGAACGATGCGGATCGCGGGCGGGGCGATCTACGATCGCGCGTGGCTCTTCACGCGCCTCGTCGCCGAGGCATTCCGACTCTTCGGCGAGAGCCTCGTCGCCGCGCGGCTTCCCGCCGTTCTCGCGGGAACGGCGCTCGTCGTCGTCCTCTTCCTCTGGGTCCGATCGTTCGCCGGGCGTCTCTCCGCGTGGATCGCGGCGGTTCTCTTTGCATTCTCGCCCGGCGCGATCTTCGTCTCGCAGCTCTCCCGTTTCTACACGCTTCAAGGGCTCTTCTTCTTGGGGGGCGCTCTCCTCGTCCTCCGGCTCTTCGGCCGCTCTCTCACGATGGGGAGGACGATCGCGTCTCTCATCGGGGCCGGCGTTCTCTTCGCTCTCGCGCTCCACTTCCAGGTTCTCACGGTCGTCGGGATCGGCGCGGTCGCTCTTTGGGTCGTTCTCGCTCGGGCGCCCCGCGCGCTCCGCGTGCGCGGACGATCGCGCGCGATCCTCCTGGTGGGCGGCCTCGTCGTGTTGGCCGCCGGTCTCCTCGGGGCGCCGTGGATCCTCCACCGCGCGCGAGGCTTCTGGGAGCTCTTCAACCGCGTCGATGTCTGGGCGGCGGGCGATCGAGGGAACGTCCGCTACTACCACTGGCTCTTCCTCGAGCAGTACGCGACGCTCTGGACGCTCTTCCCCGCGCTCGCGCTTCTTGCGATCCGCGCGCGCCCTCGGGAGGGGAGCTTCTCGCTCCTCGTCTTCGCGGTCCCCTTCCTCGTCCAATCGCTCGCCGCGTGGAAGTCGGAGCGGTATCTCTTCTACGCAATCCCCTTCTTCTTCGCGAGTGCGGGGGCGGGGCTCGGAGCGCTGATCCCTTGGCTTCGAACGGCGTTCGAGGAAGCGATCCGATCGGTCGGTTTCTTCGCGCGGCGGCCCTCCGCGGCGCGGGGCTCGGCGCTCGCGCTTCTCATCCTCGCCGGTCTCTTCGCGGCCGCGGGGAACGGCGCGTTCTCGCTGGCCGCGAAGATGGTCGCCGGCAGCGACGCCGATTGGCCGTTCGCCCGCACCTATCGCGGGGAGCCGAACTGGGGGGCGGCGGCCGGACGCCTCGGCGCCGAACGCGTGCAGGGGGCGGTTCTCGTCGCTTCGTCCGATCTCAAGGGCCTCTACTATTTCGGCGGAATCGACTACATCCTCTCGCGCGACCTGCTCGGCGATTCGCGGGGGATGAGGGAGGAGTTCGCGCCGCACTGGAAGACCCGCGTGCCGGTGGTCTCCGAGGCCGAGTCGCTCCGGCGGATCGTGGAAAGGCATCCGCGCGGTCTCGTGGTCGTCGAGAAGAAGCAGCTCCGGACGAGCTGGGGCGTTCCCGCGCCCGCGGCCGATTTCCTGGAGCGATATTTCGAGGAGATCCCTCTTCCCGCGGAATGGAGGCTTCGGGCGTTTCGCTGGGACCGCCCGGAGGAGGGGGAGGGCTTCTCTTCCGAGGAGCCGGCGAGGTGA